A DNA window from Hordeum vulgare subsp. vulgare chromosome 1H, MorexV3_pseudomolecules_assembly, whole genome shotgun sequence contains the following coding sequences:
- the LOC123412091 gene encoding pentatricopeptide repeat-containing protein At1g20230, which produces MYQHSNTLLHFLRHVSFPPDAHLLPSALKSCPAQPLARALHAAAAVSGLAEDPFVASSLLHTYLRLGATSDARGVFERMPDKSVVGWSALIAGYSARGDAEAAWGLLGRMRSAGVEPNVITWNGLISGLNRSGSAIDAAKALVRMHGEGFLPDATSVSCALSAVGDVKLVSIGEQLHGYVVKTGCRLDQHVVTALIDMYGKCGRADEISHVFHESSHMDVASCNALVAGLSRNAQVSEALLLFSEFVSRGVELNVVSWTSIVACCVQNGKDLEAVDLFRKMQSKGIEPNSVTIPCVLPAFANVAALMHGRSAHCFSLRKGFLHDVYVGSALVDMYAKCGKVRDARTIFDAIPSKNTVSWNAMIGGYAMHGEAANAVQLFCLMQKCKQKPDLVTFTCVIGACGQAGLTEEGRRYFNEMQHTHGISPRMEHYACMVTLLGRAGKLDEAYDLINEMSFEPDGCIWGSLLGSCRVYGNVFLAEVAAEKLFELEPENTGNYVLLSNIYASKKMWDGVNRVRDQMKNMGLKKEKGCSWIEIKNKVHMLLAGDNSHPMMTAITEKLKQLTIEMSRLGFAPSTDFVLHDVEEQEKDDILAVHSEKLAVALGLISTSPGTPLRVIKNLRICGDCHEAMKFISCFEGRDISVRDTNRFHHFKDGKCSCGDYW; this is translated from the coding sequence ATGTACCAACACTCCAACACCCTTCTGCACTTTCTCCGCCACGTCTCCTTCCCGCCGGACGCACACCTCCTGCCGTCCGCGCTCAAGTCATGCCCCGCGCAGCCCCTCGCCCGCGCTCTCCACGCGGCCGCCGCGGTCTCCGGCCTTGCGGAGGATCCCTTCGTCGCCTCCTCGCTCCTCCACACCTACCTCCGCCTCGGAGCCACCAGCGACGCCCGCGGCGTGTTCGAAAGAATGCCGGACAAGAGTGTCGTCGGCTGGAGCGCACTCATCGCCGGGTACTCTGCGCGAGGTGACGCCGAGGCCGCGTGGGGCCTTCTGGGGCGGATGCGGAGCGCCGGCGTCGAGCCAAATGTGATCACCTGGAATGGACTGATTTCCGGGCTCAACCGGAGCGGGAGCGCCATCGATGCTGCCAAGGCACTCGTGAGAATGCACGGGGAAGGGTTCTTACCGGACGCCACTAGCGTCTCATGTGCACTCTCTGCGGTCGGGGATGTGAAATTGGTCTCAATTGGCGAGCAGCTGCACGGATACGTGGTGAAGACAGGGTGCAGGCTAGATCAACATGTGGTCACTGCGCTCATTGACATGTACGGCAAGTGTGGGCGTGCCGATGAGATTTCTCACGTGTTCCATGAGTCCAGCCACATGGATGTTGCTTCCTGCAACGCTCTCGTCGCTGGGCTCTCTCGGAACGCCCAGGTCTCTGAGGCATTGCTCTTGTTCAGCGAGTTTGTTAGCCGAGGAGTCGAGTTGAATGTTGTGTCCTGGACCTCAATTGTTGCCTGCTGTGTGCAGAATGGGAAAGATTTAGAAGCGGTGGATCTTTTCAGGAAGATGCagtcaaaagggattgagccgaaTTCAGTCACGATACCCTGCGTACTGCCAGCATTTGCCAATGTTGCTGCTCTTATGCATGGCCGGTCAGCACACTGTTTTTCTCTTAGGAAGGGATTTCTTCATGACGTTTACGTTGGCAGTGCGTTGGTGGACATGTATGCAAAGTGTGGCAAGGTCAGGGATGCGAGGACGATCTTCGATGCAATTCCGTCTAAAAACACTGTTTCGTGGAATGCGATGATTGGTGGCTATGCAATGCACGGGGAGGCTGCAAATGCTGTGCAGTTGTTCTGTTTGATGCAGAAGTGCAAACAGAAGCCTGACCTAGTCACGTTCACCTGTGTCATTGGTGCCTGTGGCCAAGCTGGCCTGACAGAGGAGGGGCGTCGCTACTTCAATGAAATGCAGCATACTCATGGCATTTCCCCTAGGATGGAGCATTATGCATGTATGGTTACTCTGTTAGGACGGGCTGGCAAGCTTGATGAGGCATACGATCTCATAAATGAGATGTCATTTGAGCCAGATGGTTGTATTTGGGGGTCCTTGCTGGGCTCCTGCAGGGTTTATGGAAATGTGTTCCTGGCCGAAGTTGCAGCAGAAAAACTATTTGAACTAGAGCCAGAAAATACCGGCAACTATGTCCTGCTTTCCAATATTTATGCGTCTAAAAAAATGTGGGACGGGGTAAACAGAGTGAGGGATCAGATGAAGAATATGGGATTGAAGAAAGAAAAGGGTTGCAGTTGGATAGAGATCAAGAACAAGGTGCACATGTTGTTAGCTGGTGACAATTCACACCCCATGATGACTGCAATAACGGAGAAACTAAAGCAGCTTACCATTGAGATGAGCAGGCTGGGCTTTGCACCGAGCACAGATTTTGTCCTACATGATGTGGAAGAACAAGAAAAGGACGATATCCTTGCTGTGCACAGTGAAAAGCTGGCTGTTGCATTGGGCCTCATAAGCACGAGCCCAGGAACACCTCTCCGGGTGATAAAGAACCTCCGCATTTGTGGCGATTGCCATGAAGCAATGAAGTTCATATCATGTTTTGAGGGGAGGGATATATCTGTTAGAGACACTAACAGGTTTCATCACTTCAAGGATGGGAAATGTTCTTGCGGGGATTACTGGTGA
- the LOC123412101 gene encoding subtilisin-like protease, producing MPMLACSRRLIGDMAHLTALLLTSVLVFVLSATPTLSIVTGGATARRSSSLNHGPARTYVVLVQPPAHAHHDDEAAHRRWHESFLRPGSRPGAGRTAGGDPPTIRHSYTGVFSGFAAKLTEDELAAVSRKRGFVRAFPERRVPLMTTRTPGFLGLHAKQGVWNATNYGEGVVVGLLDTGIAASHPSFGDEGMPPPPARWKGKCQPPVRCNNKLVGLVSLMGGNDTTDAVGHGTHTAGTAAGYFVDDVSAFGLGRGTAAGIAPGAHLAMYKVCDGEGCFESDILAGMDAAVKDGVDVLSLSLGGPSIPLDKDLIAIGAFGMMSKGVLVVCAGGNSGPTPSTLSNEAPWILTVGAGSVDRSYRATVQLGDGEAFDGESLTQDKRFSSKAYPLYYPQGTSYCDYFDGVNITGKVVVCDTETPLPPLNSIEAVKAAGGAGVVFINEADFGYTIVVEKYYNLPMSQVTATDGAKIMGYARVGSSGAAHTATILFNSSIVHVKPAPIVAAFSSRGPNAASPGVLKPDIMAPGLNILAAWPSMVPIDGKESYSYNVASGTSMATPHVTGVVALVKKAHPDWSPSAVKSAIMTTSSTADNAGNPIMDEEHRTASFYSIGAGHVDAAKAVDPGLVYDLGVGDYSAYICALLGEAAMKTITGNSSLTCAAVGSIPEAQLNYPAILVPLSDKPFKAKRTVTNVGPAKSRYTAHLDVPKWLKVKVEPEALEFTAAMEKKAFTVTVSSRGADADADAGQLAEGSLRWVSEDHVVRSPIIADARVVST from the coding sequence ATGCCCATGCTTGCATGCTCTCGTAGATTGATAGGTGACATGGCTCACCTGACGGCACTACTCCTCACGTCCGTTCTCGTCTTCGTCTTGAGCGCGACACCCACGCTGAGCATTGTCACCGGCGGTGCGACAGCGAGGCGGAGTAGCAGCCTCAACCATGGCCCCGCTCGAACTTACGTAGTGCTCGTCCAGCCTCCGGCGCACGCGCACCACGACGACGAAGCCGCGCACCGGAGGTGGCACGAGTCGTTCCTGCGGCCGGGGTCGCGCCCTGGCGCTGGCAGGACGGCCGGCGGCGACCCACCGACCATTCGCCACTCGTACACGGGCGTGTTTTCTGGCTTCGCCGCAAAGCTGACGGAGGACGAGCTCGCAGCGGTGTCCAGGAAGCGCGGGTTCGTGCGCGCGTTCCCGGAGCGGAGGGTGCCGCTCATGACGACGCGCACGCCCGGGTTCCTCGGCCTGCACGCCAAGCAAGGCGTCTGGAACGCGACAAACTACGGCGAGGGCGTGGTCGTCGGGTTGCTCGACACCGGCATCGCCGCCTCACACCCTTCGTTTGGAGACGAGGGCATGCCGCCGCCGCCTGCCAGGTGGAAGGGCAAGTGCCAGCCTCCCGTGCGGTGCAACAACAAGCTCGTCGGCCTGGTGTCGCTCATGGGAGGCAACGACACCACCGACGCCGTCGGGCACGGGACGCACACGGCAGGCACCGCGGCTGGCTACTTCGTGGACGACGTCTCGGCGTTCGGCCTTGGCAGGGGCACCGCCGCCGGGATCGCGCCGGGCGCGCACCTGGCCATGTACAAGGTATGCGACGGCGAAGGATGCTTCGAGTCAGACATACTGGCCGGGATGGACGCGGCAGTGAAGGACGGCGTCGACGTGCTCTCGCTCTCCCTCGGCGGCCCCTCCATACCGTTGGACAAGGACCTGATCGCGATCGGCGCGTTCGGGATGATGTCCAAGGGCGTCCTCGTGGTGTGCGCCGGCGGCAACAGCGGCCCGACGCCCTCCACATTGTCAAATGAGGCGCCATGGATATTGACCGTGGGGGCCGGGTCGGTTGACCGGAGCTACCGAGCCACCGTGCAGCTCGGCGACGGGGAAGCGTTCGACGGCGAGTCGCTGACGCAGGACAAGCGCTTCAGCTCCAAGGCGTACCCGCTCTACTACCCTCAGGGCACCAGCTACTGCGACTACTTCGACGGCGTCAACATCACCGGCAAGGTGGTCGTGTGCGACACCGAGACGCCGCTGCCTCCGCTGAACTCGATCGAGGCGGTCAAGGCGGCAGGCGGCGCCGGAGTGGTGTTCATCAACGAAGCCGACTTCGGGTACACCATCGTGGTAGAGAAGTATTATAACCTCCCAATGTCACAGGTGACCGCGACCGACGGCGCCAAGATCATGGGCTACGCCAGGGTGGGCTCGTCGGGGGCTGCCCACACCGCAACGATACTGTTCAACAGCTCGATTGTTCACGTGAAGCCGGCGCCGATCGTCGCCGCCTTCTCGTCCCGCGGGCCGAACGCGGCCAGCCCCGGCGTGCTCAAGCCCGACATCATGGCGCCGGGGCTCAACATCCTCGCCGCGTGGCCGTCGATGGTGCCTATCGATGGCAAGGAGTCGTACAGCTACAACGTTGCCTCCGGCACGTCCATGGCCACGCCGCACGTCACCGGCGTCGTGGCACTGGTGAAGAAGGCGCACCCGGACTGGTCGCCGTCGGCGGTCAAGTCCGCCATCATGACCACGTCCAGCACCGCCGACAACGCGGGGAACCCCATCATGGACGAGGAGCACCGGACGGCGAGCTTCTACTCGATCGGCGCCGGGCACGTGGATGCGGCCAAGGCCGTGGACCCCGGTCTGGTCTACGACCTCGGCGTGGGCGACTACAGCGCCTACATCTGCGCGCTGCTCGGCGAGGCGGCCATGAAGACCATTACGGGGAACAGCAGCTTGACGTGTGCGGCGGTGGGGTCCATCCCGGAGGCGCAGCTGAACTACCCGGCGATACTGGTGCCACTCTCCGACAAGCCGTTCAAGGCGAAGCGGACGGTGACCAACGTGGGGCCGGCCAAGTCGAGGTACACCGCTCACCTCGACGTGCCCAAGTGGCTCAAGGTGAAGGTGGAGCCGGAGGCGCTGGAGTTCACGGCGGCGATGGAGAAGAAAGCGTTCACGGTGACCGTGAGCAGCAGGGGAGCCGACGCGGACGCCGACGCCGGGCAGCTGGCCGAGGGGAGCCTGCGTTGGGTGTCTGAAGATCATGTGGTGCGGAGCCCGATCATCGCCGACGCCAGGGTTGTCTCGACATGA